In Salinisphaera sp. LB1, one genomic interval encodes:
- a CDS encoding TerS protein, which produces MQFEKPQSKSDTSQGIHDALASKRPTVPEHLELREQDRIYFDNIIDSRAYDTWYASDVENAVTLAKAKADCDALQHILDVEGYVYEAPSGQLKPHPAEAILDRKIKQVAALSRALHVHATALLGRAEDTGNRTAAHRQHREAFDDGDDLLARPESD; this is translated from the coding sequence ATGCAATTCGAGAAGCCACAATCCAAATCAGACACTAGCCAAGGGATACATGACGCCCTCGCTAGCAAACGCCCAACTGTTCCAGAACATCTAGAACTTCGCGAACAGGATCGAATCTACTTCGACAATATTATTGATTCGCGTGCATACGATACGTGGTATGCGAGCGACGTAGAAAACGCGGTCACGCTCGCGAAGGCGAAGGCGGATTGTGACGCGCTCCAACATATCTTGGATGTCGAGGGCTACGTATACGAAGCCCCATCAGGCCAGCTAAAACCCCACCCAGCCGAAGCAATCCTAGATCGCAAGATCAAGCAGGTTGCGGCGCTATCGCGTGCTCTACACGTACACGCCACGGCACTGCTAGGACGAGCCGAGGACACAGGCAACCGTACAGCAGCCCATCGCCAGCATCGCGAGGCATTCGACGACGGCGACGATTTGCTAGCCCGTCCCGAGTCTGATTAA
- a CDS encoding terminase large subunit, with translation MARPRKPRTRGEKVIAFIEKYCKVPEGKLVGQPIKLADFQKRFILDVFDNPEGTNTAYLSIARKSGKTGLIACIVLAYLCGPLAKQNATIIVGAQSREQAGIIFKYCTKIIHQSRVLSREIRIIPSQKKLIGIAMNVEFQAIAKQASNAMGLSPLVVIIDEIGQVKGPQDDFYDALTTSQGAYGDEALFIAISTQAAEDGDLFSILLDNQDINKDPHTVSHVYSADKDCELMDKAQWRKANPAMGLFSSISSIEKLARSAVEMPNGANAFRNLNLNQRVDRTSSFVSRDVWKENGNKPIALDPNLPIYAGLDLSKVDDLTAFMLAQFKNGKWNVHTHAWIAEDGIVEKSKESQIPFATWVDQGYLSAVPGASIDYDFVVQEIAEKYGNLTFEMVGFDPHRIYDFQQAMDRQGFQMPLVRVYQGYKGMTPCIERLERALIDRKVRHGNNPVLTSAAFGVTAMSKGKERLFRKKSSTVKIDPLQALAMAFHREGEDSNKKKKAKVNLDSWINDPITM, from the coding sequence ATGGCACGCCCTCGCAAGCCTCGCACACGCGGTGAAAAGGTCATCGCGTTCATCGAGAAATATTGCAAGGTTCCGGAGGGAAAGCTAGTCGGACAACCGATCAAACTCGCTGATTTTCAGAAGCGTTTCATTCTGGATGTTTTCGATAATCCCGAGGGAACGAACACCGCATATCTGTCCATCGCCAGAAAGTCCGGAAAGACCGGGCTAATTGCCTGCATCGTGTTGGCCTATCTGTGCGGTCCTCTCGCGAAACAAAACGCAACGATCATCGTTGGTGCTCAATCTCGCGAGCAAGCGGGCATCATCTTCAAATATTGCACGAAGATCATTCATCAATCGCGCGTGCTCTCGCGTGAAATCCGAATCATTCCATCGCAAAAGAAATTGATTGGCATCGCGATGAACGTCGAATTTCAGGCGATTGCGAAACAGGCTTCCAATGCCATGGGACTATCGCCGCTCGTGGTCATCATCGATGAGATTGGACAGGTCAAAGGCCCGCAAGATGATTTTTATGACGCGCTAACCACGTCACAGGGTGCCTATGGGGATGAAGCGTTATTCATCGCGATCAGCACACAAGCGGCTGAGGATGGCGACCTGTTTTCGATTCTCTTGGACAACCAAGACATAAACAAAGACCCGCACACCGTGTCGCATGTCTATAGCGCCGACAAAGATTGCGAGTTGATGGACAAAGCCCAATGGAGGAAAGCGAATCCTGCAATGGGCCTGTTTTCGTCGATATCTTCCATTGAAAAATTGGCGAGATCGGCCGTTGAAATGCCCAATGGTGCGAACGCGTTTCGAAATTTGAACCTGAATCAACGCGTAGATCGAACATCATCGTTCGTCTCGCGAGACGTTTGGAAAGAAAACGGCAACAAACCAATTGCTCTTGATCCGAATTTGCCGATTTATGCCGGTCTTGACCTATCAAAAGTCGATGATTTGACGGCGTTTATGCTCGCACAGTTCAAGAACGGGAAATGGAACGTGCATACACACGCATGGATTGCAGAAGACGGCATTGTTGAGAAGTCGAAAGAGTCACAAATTCCCTTTGCAACGTGGGTTGATCAGGGGTATTTGTCGGCTGTTCCGGGTGCATCCATTGATTACGATTTCGTTGTTCAGGAAATCGCCGAGAAATACGGAAATCTAACATTCGAAATGGTCGGGTTCGATCCACATCGCATTTACGATTTTCAACAGGCGATGGACCGACAAGGTTTTCAGATGCCATTGGTGCGTGTGTATCAGGGATATAAGGGGATGACGCCATGTATCGAGCGCCTAGAGCGTGCGTTGATCGATCGCAAGGTCAGGCACGGCAATAACCCTGTACTGACATCGGCCGCGTTCGGCGTTACTGCGATGAGCAAGGGCAAGGAACGTTTATTTCGAAAGAAATCGAGCACAGTGAAAATTGATCCGCTTCAAGCACTCGCCATGGCATTTCATCGTGAAGGCGAGGATTCGAATAAGAAAAAGAAGGCGAAGGTCAATCTAGATTCGTGGATCAATGACCCAATAACGATGTAG
- a CDS encoding phage portal protein — MSRNTGYQPIAPYVSSADLPPVTFDNAMAVSAVWQAVRIQSENIASLPLKFYKNENGKRVEDTSTDIAKLLANGKINRYQDKVSFLETLIVNLVSWGNAYCLIQRNASGGLIGLLPLAADQMEVELRPNGDVVYHFTDSQGIKTYRAKDIWHVKLFGNGIEGLSPMGYARQTLGIASAANKRTGKVIGNAGKRTGVFSVDTAAMADGDLSKEQKDGIRREYGALAQGDEDFLPVLPVGLKFEPLSLTPADQELLANRKYSVVEVARIFNVPPILLHSMDDTTTLGSSTSEIINSYYKLSLRPLLIKLEESLRINFMTPTERSRIFAHFNLDDLFVNGHLN, encoded by the coding sequence ATGTCCCGAAATACCGGATATCAGCCGATCGCACCCTATGTAAGCAGCGCCGACTTGCCGCCTGTCACGTTCGATAATGCAATGGCTGTTAGTGCCGTTTGGCAGGCTGTCCGGATTCAATCCGAAAATATCGCATCGTTGCCGCTCAAATTCTACAAGAATGAAAACGGCAAACGTGTTGAAGACACATCAACCGACATTGCGAAGCTGCTTGCGAACGGAAAGATCAACCGCTATCAAGATAAAGTTTCGTTTCTCGAAACATTAATTGTCAATCTCGTTTCGTGGGGCAATGCGTATTGCCTCATTCAACGTAATGCATCAGGTGGATTGATTGGCCTGTTGCCATTAGCAGCCGATCAGATGGAAGTCGAGCTAAGGCCGAACGGTGATGTTGTCTATCACTTCACCGATTCACAGGGCATCAAGACCTACCGAGCCAAAGATATTTGGCACGTCAAGCTATTCGGCAACGGCATCGAAGGCTTGTCGCCCATGGGCTATGCACGCCAGACATTAGGCATCGCTTCGGCCGCGAACAAACGCACGGGCAAGGTCATCGGCAACGCCGGAAAGCGTACAGGCGTCTTTAGCGTGGATACCGCTGCAATGGCGGACGGCGATCTATCAAAGGAGCAGAAAGACGGCATTCGACGTGAATACGGCGCGTTAGCACAAGGTGATGAAGACTTTTTGCCCGTGTTGCCTGTCGGTTTGAAATTTGAACCGCTTTCACTGACGCCAGCCGATCAGGAATTGCTCGCCAATCGAAAGTATTCAGTCGTCGAAGTCGCACGAATTTTCAACGTGCCGCCTATCTTGCTTCACAGCATGGACGACACAACAACGCTCGGATCGTCAACATCTGAAATCATCAACAGCTATTACAAGCTTTCGTTGCGTCCATTGTTGATCAAGCTCGAAGAAAGCTTGCGAATTAACTTCATGACGCCCACGGAGCGAAGTCGAATCTTCGCACACTTCAACCTTGATGATCTGTTTGTTAATGGCCATCTAAACTGA
- a CDS encoding HNH endonuclease: protein MNRAEKQKLYKSSRWQKLRARHLNKQPLCEYCLELEIVTSANTVDHIKPHRGDRKLFFDPNNLQSLCKLHHDSTKQREEYLGKRIGCDVNGMPFD, encoded by the coding sequence ATGAATCGCGCCGAGAAACAGAAACTATATAAATCGTCACGGTGGCAAAAACTCAGAGCACGACACCTCAACAAGCAACCGCTGTGTGAGTATTGCCTAGAGTTAGAGATTGTCACGAGCGCTAACACGGTTGATCACATCAAGCCGCACAGAGGCGATCGTAAGTTGTTCTTCGATCCTAATAATCTGCAATCCCTGTGCAAACTTCATCATGACTCGACGAAGCAACGAGAAGAATATCTAGGCAAACGAATCGGTTGCGATGTTAACGGAATGCCATTTGATTAG
- a CDS encoding HIRAN domain-containing protein — MINQRTITNGNIKTKLVGVSHNNDDGESRQEIIKGQLTKGDALIIKPEHNNPYDSNAVSVWVEVVKGGLFRNKTVFQKQIGFLSREVAAELHEYIMNGNDVTCSVASITGKGKQSCGVNVQIEKTRVYGEEKKANAQARAVS; from the coding sequence TTGATCAATCAGAGGACAATCACCAATGGCAACATTAAAACAAAACTCGTGGGCGTATCACATAACAACGATGATGGTGAGTCACGACAAGAAATCATCAAGGGCCAATTGACAAAAGGCGATGCGCTCATTATCAAACCAGAACATAATAATCCATACGATAGCAATGCAGTGAGTGTATGGGTTGAAGTCGTCAAGGGTGGATTGTTCCGAAACAAGACGGTGTTTCAAAAACAAATCGGTTTCTTGAGTCGAGAGGTTGCCGCAGAACTGCACGAATACATCATGAATGGCAATGACGTTACATGCTCAGTCGCCAGCATCACAGGCAAAGGGAAGCAGTCTTGTGGTGTGAATGTACAGATCGAGAAGACACGAGTGTATGGAGAGGAAAAGAAAGCAAATGCACAGGCTCGTGCAGTGTCGTGA
- the istB gene encoding IS21-like element helper ATPase IstB — translation MGTLELTTGRYRSLRLGAIADDLTDLLRQAEANEVSYLMFADMLAEHERASREARRIELNRRQARFPADKRLEAFDYRHQTTITKRQVKALLDFAFLDNRENLVFIGPPGVGKTHLAIGIGQHAVEAGYKVRFKNALDLVEELELAEMKGELKKKLTQLAKVDALVIDELGYLPMSRAARYALFQLINRFYEYRSLIVTTNKDFTQWGEFFHDDNVAVPIIDRIIHHSHLYMLGGESYRLKQKTLS, via the coding sequence ATGGGAACGCTTGAGCTCACCACCGGGCGTTACCGCAGCCTGCGTCTGGGCGCCATCGCCGACGATCTGACCGACTTGCTCCGCCAGGCCGAGGCCAACGAGGTCTCGTACCTTATGTTCGCCGACATGCTGGCCGAGCACGAGCGTGCAAGCCGCGAGGCCCGGCGCATCGAGCTTAACCGACGCCAGGCGCGGTTCCCGGCCGATAAACGGCTGGAGGCGTTCGATTACCGCCATCAGACCACGATCACCAAGCGCCAGGTCAAGGCCTTGCTCGACTTCGCCTTCCTCGATAACCGCGAGAATCTGGTGTTCATCGGCCCGCCGGGCGTGGGCAAGACGCACCTGGCCATCGGCATCGGCCAGCACGCGGTCGAGGCGGGCTACAAGGTGCGCTTCAAGAACGCGTTGGATCTGGTCGAGGAACTGGAGCTGGCCGAGATGAAAGGCGAACTGAAGAAAAAGCTGACGCAACTGGCCAAGGTCGATGCCCTGGTGATCGACGAGCTCGGCTATCTGCCCATGAGCAGGGCGGCGCGCTATGCGCTGTTTCAGCTGATCAACCGGTTCTACGAGTACCGCTCGCTGATCGTGACCACCAACAAGGACTTCACCCAATGGGGCGAGTTCTTCCACGACGACAATGTGGCGGTGCCGATCATCGACCGGATCATCCATCACTCGCATCTCTACATGCTCGGAGGCGAGAGCTATCGGCTGAAGCAGAAAACGCTCAGCTGA
- the istA gene encoding IS21 family transposase has protein sequence MIHKIKALYDGGQGLSIRAIGQELGVSRNTVRKYLRADEATIEAAQSDRGRHKKLDAHRPYIAWLLRTYPRLSSVKIARKLRDKVGELDVSDRSLRRYVGQMKTTLNTVQTRYYAPVLDTVPGVQCQVDPGELRQVMIGGQPRPVYFVVFVLSYSRLAYVGVRFQPLDTADFIALHDEAFRYFGGCPAECVYDQTKLVVLHEQFRELDVNPAFHAYATTAGFRIEACRGYDPESKGKVEAGVKYVKQDALYGDTFADEADLRGHLQQWLDTVANVRLHGTTGQPPRARFEAEEQAHLRPYLTPACVGRDAAGPAHRQVDKTGLISWCANKYSVPMAYQRGRVGVTEAGADLQIVDLDSGDVVATHAVCHGKGRVQRNTDHYRDHAAQTADLEARIRARLGADLGQRLCDRLRATMPRHTRDQLAGAARLLEAAPDLDLSQLETWVERDGLTAGRLKQRLDAARCAEQRGRDPGANAPAAVHAAPLDLTAYARLGHPSGQPEVTHGNA, from the coding sequence ATGATTCATAAAATCAAGGCGCTATACGACGGCGGGCAAGGGCTGTCGATCCGGGCCATCGGCCAGGAGCTGGGCGTGTCGCGCAACACCGTGCGCAAATATCTCCGCGCCGACGAGGCCACGATCGAGGCGGCACAGTCGGACCGAGGCCGTCACAAGAAGCTCGATGCGCACCGGCCCTACATCGCCTGGCTGTTGCGGACCTATCCGCGGCTGAGCAGCGTCAAGATCGCCCGCAAGCTACGAGACAAGGTGGGCGAGCTGGACGTCTCCGATCGCAGTCTGCGGCGCTATGTCGGGCAGATGAAGACGACCCTCAACACCGTGCAGACGCGCTACTACGCGCCGGTGCTGGACACGGTGCCCGGCGTGCAGTGCCAGGTCGATCCCGGCGAGCTGCGCCAGGTGATGATCGGCGGCCAGCCGCGGCCTGTGTACTTCGTCGTGTTCGTGCTGTCCTACTCCCGCCTGGCTTACGTCGGCGTGCGCTTCCAGCCGCTGGACACGGCCGACTTCATCGCCTTGCACGACGAAGCGTTCCGTTATTTCGGCGGTTGCCCGGCAGAATGCGTGTACGACCAGACCAAGCTGGTCGTACTCCACGAGCAGTTCCGGGAACTCGACGTGAACCCGGCGTTTCACGCCTATGCCACGACGGCGGGTTTTCGCATCGAGGCCTGTCGGGGCTATGACCCGGAAAGCAAGGGCAAGGTCGAGGCCGGAGTGAAGTACGTCAAGCAGGATGCCCTGTATGGCGATACCTTCGCCGACGAAGCCGACCTGCGCGGCCATCTGCAACAGTGGCTCGATACCGTCGCCAACGTGCGCCTTCATGGCACCACGGGCCAGCCGCCCCGGGCCCGGTTCGAAGCCGAGGAGCAGGCGCACTTGCGCCCCTATCTGACGCCGGCTTGCGTCGGGCGCGATGCTGCAGGGCCGGCCCACCGCCAGGTCGACAAGACGGGCCTGATCTCGTGGTGCGCCAACAAGTACTCGGTGCCCATGGCCTACCAACGCGGGCGGGTCGGCGTGACCGAAGCCGGCGCCGACCTGCAGATCGTCGATCTCGACAGCGGCGACGTCGTGGCCACCCATGCCGTGTGCCACGGCAAGGGCCGCGTCCAGCGCAACACCGATCATTACCGCGATCACGCCGCGCAGACCGCCGATCTCGAGGCCCGGATCCGCGCGCGCCTCGGCGCCGACCTGGGTCAACGCCTGTGTGACCGCCTGCGGGCGACCATGCCGCGGCACACCCGGGATCAACTGGCCGGCGCGGCGCGCCTGCTCGAGGCCGCGCCCGATCTGGATCTCAGTCAACTCGAGACGTGGGTCGAACGCGACGGCTTGACCGCCGGCCGGCTCAAGCAACGCCTGGACGCCGCGCGTTGCGCCGAACAACGCGGCCGAGATCCCGGGGCGAACGCGCCGGCCGCCGTTCACGCCGCGCCCCTGGATCTGACCGCCTACGCCCGACTGGGCCACCCCAGCGGCCAGCCGGAGGTGACCCATGGGAACGCTTGA